In the genome of Poecilia reticulata strain Guanapo linkage group LG16, Guppy_female_1.0+MT, whole genome shotgun sequence, one region contains:
- the rnf115a gene encoding E3 ubiquitin-protein ligase RNF115 → MAEAAAVPPHRFFCHCCKGEVNPKLPEYICPRCDSGFIEEVTEDSSLLEGGANGLDDTATQFAELWHLLLLERPFTTDRDSPDSEHRLPGGRLTGFGDLGGLGGGSIGGSVPTGLGGSMGGLLGSGDTWGQGRPPRLSSQRRYRSRGSSRPDRSPAVEGIVQQFLAGLFANSGVPGSPPLSWTGMLHSNPGDYAWGQGGLDAVITQLLGQLENTGPPPAEKEKISSLPTVSITQEQADCCMECPVCKEDFAVGEPVRQLPCNHFFHSDCIVPWLEMHDTCPVCRMSLNGEDSSSQPSESPSLSTDPRTQERWSF, encoded by the exons GAATACATCTGTCCAAGATGTGATTCGGGTTTCATAGAGGAAGTAACAGAGGACTCCAG TCTCCTAGAGGGCGGCGCTAATGGGCTAGATGACACAGCCACACAATTTGCAGAG CTATGGCACCTTTTGTTACTGGAGCGGCCATTTACAACAGACAGAGACAGTCCTGACTCCGAGCACCGGCTCCCTGGAGGCCGCCTGACGGGCTTCGGTGATCTGGGAGGGCTGGGAGGCGGATCGATTGGGGGATCTGTCCCCACAGGACTGGGAGGATCCATGGGGGGTCTGCTGGGATCCGGGGACACCTGGGGGCAAGGGCGTCCGCCTCGTTTAAGCAGCCAGAGGAGATACAGAtccagaggcagcagcaggcCAGATCGCTCACCAGCGGTTGAGGG GATTGTACAGCAGTTTCTAGCTGGACTCTTTGCCAACTCTGGAGTTCCCGGCTCACCTCCTCTGTCATG GACGGGGATGCTGCACTCTAACCCAGGCGATTATGCCTGGGGGCAGGGAGGGTTAGACGCTGTCATAACGCAG tTACTAGGTCAACTGGAGAACACAGGCCCTCCTCCAGCGGAGAAAGAGAAGATTTCTTCCCTCCCGACTGTCAGTATAACTCAGGAACAAGCAG ATTGCTGTATGGAATGCCCAGTGTGCAAAGAGGACTTTGCAGTGGGAGAACCAGTCAGACAGCTACCCTGTAACCACTTCTTTCACTCAGACTGTATAGTACCATGGCTGGAAATG CACGACACGTGTCCAGTGTGTCGGATGAGTTTGAACGGAGAAGACAGCAGCAGCCAGCCCTCAGAGTCCCCCTCGCTCTCCACGGACCCCCGCACACAGGAGAGATGGTCTTTTTGA